Part of the Salmo trutta chromosome 5, fSalTru1.1, whole genome shotgun sequence genome is shown below.
TGATACATGCTTGACAAACTACTGGGATGCTTTTGATATCAGGCACTGCCACGCGTAGAGAGAGCTTGGGCTAGAGTTGTCATCGTGACAGGAAGGAATGTCTGATAAACTGACCAATCAGAAATGGCATAGCTCATTGGTGGTACTTATGACAATAAATAAGAAGTTGTTGAGATATGCCGTGGACTGACCGTTTAGGAAGAGTTGTTCAAGCTATCAAATATGAAGGACATTATTCAGAGCGGCCATATGTAACATGCTTTAAATGCCCAATGACTTATAATGATATATATAATTGggggaaaaagtaaaaaaatatatactgttaAATATATGTATACCATCAGTTCTAGACAAGTAATGGTATCCCTTCTTTCTCTATCATGTCGTTTTATCAACATggtttttttacacattttctcCCCCACTATTAAACATTTGATTAGGATAATAACAATACTAGTCTTattcaataaatacattttcaatgatGTCTTTAGAACAAAGGCAGAAAGCGTGTTGTAGAAATGTTTGAGAGGGGCACAGTTTCGGTGCACAGAGGTCTGTGAAAATCAGCTTGTGAGAAGAAATGGCGTGTggcagtgatgatgatgatgatgatggtgaggaAGATGGATGCTGCTCAGTGCTTCTTCCTCAGCCTCAGGTTCTTCCTACGGCTGCCGGCGCTCTTGTTCTTCCCCCTCTGCCCCCCATTCTTCACGCAGAAGTACTTGGTCACCGTCTTGCGGCACTGCTCGCACTTTACCGCGCAGCACCAGTGGAACTTGCAATTGCAACTCGACACCAGCTccgccttcctctcctccacggCTAAACCACACTCCCCGCACAGCCTCTTGCAGCTCCGCTTCTCCCACTTATTTAGTCTTTTGCCCTTCTTCAGGCACTCTCTGCCCTCTGTGCCGGGCAGGCCCAGGGTACGGTTCTCCAGGCAGTAGTCTGGGGAGTCCTCTAAGTGGACCAGTTCTTTACGAGAGATGGAGCTGAAGGTCTCAGCAATGGCACCTCGACTGGCTGCACTGTTCCCGGCCCCCCGGAGCAGGTCCACCTTGAAttaatgaataaatgaatgataGAATTCATTTTATGTGAAGTATCTTTAGAGTGCTTATAAACAATATTGTTTAATATAAACAATATATACTgtaccttcagtgctcggttgtacTTCTCCTTCAGATAGTTTCCCACCTCCCTGAAATCTGGGAGCTGTAACCAGCAGGTCTGTGTGGTGCAGGACCCAGAGACGCCATGGCACTTACACGTCTTCTGCATAGTCCCTTTCACTGCCTgggaaggagaggaaagggaaggagtggagggaggggttaaggaaggaaggaaggaaggaaggaaggaaggaaggaaggaaggaaggaaggaaggaaggaaggaaggaaggaaggaagggaaggaaagcgggaggggggagagagggaggaagcgaGAGAGTCTTTGGTTAAGCTTTTCTACAGTCTGTGATTCACCTGGAAAAATGGTAATTACATAATAATAACATGAAAATTACAGAAATTAAGTAAATACTGTGTAAACTCCAGACAGAACCTGTTGTTGCCATATAATTATTATGTAAATACCAGGCAAATACCAGGTGAAACAGGAGTGTAGAAAAATTTATAATTACTCAGACTTCTTTTTAAGATGGGGACGTAGCAACAGACGTTCATTGTCTGATTTGGTGGCTGAGTATGAAGTTGTTTTAAAGAATCAGTTGTGTAATGTGAAGACCATTGGCTCTTGATTGATGTGTTGTCAAATGAACCCATTGCACACTCAAGCCTTCCCATTTGACAAAAAAGAGGATGAATTCACTAAGGGAGAAAGGATAGGTTCAAGGTTCATGCTGGAGTTTTTGTGGTCCCCCTCAATATTTCCTGACTTCACCCTGACACAGATGTCAACAGATGTCGGTTGAAAGGAACATTTATTTTCAGGGAGGGGAAGAGCTTTCTCGCGAGGTGAGTGCCGAATCAAAGTTTCACATTGAGACACTGACTGTGTCCCTCCTGGAATGAGAGGAGTATTTATTAGGCAAGGCCATTGTCAACATGTTTTCTGCCATGAGTACACCCAATGAAGAGTCTACGGAGAGTCTATTGAGTGGCAAAATGAAAAAGGGGTGAGTTTCTTTTTGTTACAATGATGCTCCAGGTGCCGTGGGGCTCGGAGGGGCAACGAGGCCACAACAGGAGGGCTCCTAGGCGGAGTAAACAAAGACTACTCCAGCCTCTCGCTTGTGGTCCTTCGTCCCTGACTAAGGACTCCTTAGGGGCCACACAAAGACTAACAGAATAAATGTTGGACGCTTATTGCAAGAATAAAACTAAAAACTACTTAAAGAGAGCGGGCAGGCATAATACTGGCCCTGGTCTGCAGTGTGTGGCACCATGGGATACTCTAATTAAGAACTAGCACCAGTGATCCTGAGATTCTGAAACGTAAGACTTGTCATAATAAAGGACATTCATTGACTGGTTAACAGGCCCTTGTGGTACAGCGAACACACTGTGGTTATTGGAGGACAAGTGGCACCTCACTTATGGGGACGTGAAAAGGATGCTTGGGTGGTACGCTTGCTGTATGCTGTAATACTCAATGAGCAgactgagaaagaaagaaatgattcTAAAGGTACTTTACATTGAGCAGTCGGTCAGTTGGGGGTTGAGTGGGAAACTCAAATATCTGACCCTTCACCTTGAACTACAAGAGCTCCCCCCATGGCAATTGCACTGATTCAATCTCAACATGATCTGGGTTTTCAGAACAACCAGAAAACCAAGCTCTAAATCTATCTGGAATCATGATAATATTTCACTATATCGTCAAAGTTTTTTAGATTGTATGGTATTGAGGGATAGCTTACCCCTTCCATCACCAAGGTgtaaagtaaaagtaaagttAACTAAATACTGTACCTTGCGTCCAGCCTCGTTGTTGTGGAGGTTCATGGCGGCCCGTGCGTCCTGGCCTGTCTCCAGCGTGTCAACAAACTGCTTGGAGATGGCCTCACCAAACCCAACGTTGTCACTGCAGCCCCCCCACTGCCAGCCTGTACCCCCTGGGGACACAAGCAGGAGACATCAGTTTGTCTGTATGAGAGGATGGCTCACCATTTGTGATGAAAAAACGTGGAAGGGTATTTTTTCCAAGGTACTTGAAAAAAtacctgttttgttgttttgccTACAACCGAATCACATTACATGAATACAACACATTGTGAATACAACACATTGTGAATACAACACATTGTGAATACAACACAGTGTGAATACAACACAGCGTGAATACAACACAGCGTGAATACAACACAGTGTGAATACAACACAGTGTGAATACAACACAGTGTGAATACAACACAGCGTGAATACAACACAGCGTGAATACAACACAGCGTGAATACAACACAGTGTGAATACAACACATTGTGAATACAACACAGTGTGAATACAACACAGCGTGAATACAACACAGTGTGAATACAACACAGCGTGAATACAACACAGTGTGTACACAGCTGTTTCATCTATGCATGTCTTGTAATGATCTGTGTGTGGATTTTTAAATCTTCTCTTACCCCGCTGTCCGTTCCTGGTGTCATCACAGCCACAGTTGTCAAAGTCCCCCAGACTGCAGTTCCTCGTCAGAGTGTACATGACCCCTGCTGAACTGATGGCATGGACAAACGCTGTCTCCCTGTTTGCTGTGGGAAAAaaacatatattatatataatataatattatatcatagtcactttacaaatgacctcgaataacctgtacccccgcacattgactcggtacccactctatatagcctcgttattgttatgtaaatgctATTTGATTTAGTAGCAATGATTATTGAACTGATGGCAAGGACAaacgctgtctctctgtccgctgtgtgtgagagacattTTAAATGCACTCAGGAATACCTTCTCCTGAAGAGGTCATTCCTCTCCTCTAGTCATTATCTTCAGAGTCCAACGCCTCTCACTCCACAGTATCCTTTATCTCCTATTTCTCCTGGTAATTAACACATTGGCTCTAATTGCCATTGGTGTGCCATATTTTCGCAAGACCCATGAGCAGTGTCCCGTCGATGGGTGGCTCAGTAGGATGTTGTGAATTGGATTTGTAGCATAGTTTTAGCCAGGGTGGCCGTGGGGTTGCTGTTGTTTTAGCCAGGGTGGCCGTGGGGTTGCTGTTGTTTTAGCCAGGGTGACCGTGGGGTTGCTGTTGTTTGAGCCAGGGTGACCGTGGGGTTGCTGTTGTTTTAGCCAGGGTGACCGTGGGGTTGCTGTTGTTTTAGCCAGGGTGACCGTGGGGTTGCTGTTGTTTTAGCCAGGGTGACCGTGGGGTTGTGTTGTTTTAGCCAGGGTGACCGTGGGGTTGCTGTTGTTTTAGCCAGGGTGACCGTGGGGTTGCTGTTGTTTTAGCCAGGGTGGCCGTGGGGTTGTGTTGTTTTAGCCAGGGTGACCGTGGGGTTGCTGTTGTTTTAGCCAGGGTGGCCGTGGGGTTGTGTTGTTTTAGCCAGGGTGACCGTGGGGTTGCTGTTGTTTTAGCCAGGGTGACTGTGGGGTTGCTGTTGTTTTAGCCAGGGTGACCGTGGGGTTGCTGTTGTTTTAGCCAGGGTGACCGTGGGGTTGTGTTGTTTTAGCCAGGGTGACCATGGGGTTGTGTTGTTTTAGCCAGGGTGACCGTGGGCTTGCTGTTGTTTTAGCCAGGGTGACCGTGGGGTTGTGTTGTTTTAGCCAGGGTGACCGGGGAGTTGTGTTGTTTTAGCCAGGGTGACCGTGGGGTTGTGTTGTTTTAGCCAGGGTGACCGTGGGGTTGCTGTTGTTTTAGCCAGGGTGACCGTGGGGTTGTGTTGTTTTAGCCAGGGTGACCGTGGGGTTGCTGTTGTTTTAGCCAGGGTGACCGTGGGGTTGTGTTGTTTTAGCCAGGGTGACCGTGGGGTTGCTGTTGTTTTAGCCAGGGTGACCGCGGGGTTGTATTGTTTTAGCAAGGGTGACCGTGGGGTTGTATTGTTTTAGCCAGGGTGACCGTGGGGTTGCTGTTGTTTTAGCCAGGGTGACCGTGGGGTGGTGTTGTTTTAGCCAGGGTGACCGTGGGGTTGCTGTTGTTTTAGCCAGGGTGACCGTGGGGTTGTGTTGTTTTAGCCAGGGTGACCGTGGGGTTGTGTTGTTTTAGCCAGGGTGACCGTGGGGTTGTGTTGTTTTTGCCAGGGTGACCGTGGGGTTGTGTTGTTTTAGCCAGGGTGACCGTGGGGTTGTGTTGTTTTAGCCAGGGTGACCGTGGGGTTGCTGTTGTTTTAGCCAGGGTGACCGTGGGGTTGTGTTGTTTTAGCCAGGGTGACCGTGGGGTTGCTGTTGTTTTAGCCAGGGTGACCGTGGGGTTGTGTTGTTTTTGCCAGGGTGACCGTGGGGTTGTGTTGTTTTAGCCAGGGTGACCGTGGGGTTGTGTTGTTTTAGCCAGGGTGACCGTGGGGCTTGCTGTTGATTTGGGCGAGGCGACCATGGCGGCTGTTGGGTTGCTGTAATGATCCTTTTGACTGATGAATCTCATGACTAAACAAACAAATGCCATCTCACGTTCTAGAAAGAGTCCTTCCTCTGTGATCTGGATGGGCCTATCTGTGACTTAAAGCCGGTCTGTTATTAAAGGGCAGATCAAATGAGTCAGCATATACAGTACTACATTACTTTTGACCGTATAGTGTCCTACATAtcttctggtcaaaaatagtacaCTATATTCATTGGCTCTCACCGCTGCGGAGGCTTCTGTGTGTGGACAGCTGCAGGGCTCTCTCAGGGCAGTTCCATCGGTCCCAGGCAAACTGATATTTACACTCCTCAATGCCGCTCTGAGCCCCGGCCGCTACGCTGCTAGAGTAAATCAGGTGCACCTTGAGGAACACAGAGTATATCATCAGGTCACTTAAAACTGAATAGGTTCAATCATGACCATGAGAAGCAACACATTCTAGGGACATTTACTACCATAACCCTAAAAGTTGTAGTGTATACAAGATTTTTTAAGTTTTTAACAACGGTGGGAAAAGTCTTAATACAATATTAATTCAACTTTTTTAACCTGTTTCACAACCCCTGAATGAGTTGGAATCCCAAGCCCTATTCTTTACAAGTTCACTATGTCCACTTGGCTTGTTCGCCTAGCTCTCTGGTCCTTGTTGAGACTGTGTGAATGATATGTCTCAAGTGGCCTGTGCAGAGACTGAGCCACCACCTCTCTGCTTCTCACTGGGGTCTGGTGGGCTAATGATGACCACCCACCACACCATAGTACTGCACAGGCCAGCACTGCCTTCCCTGCCACTACTGCCTCTAGTTTATTCACACGCAACACACATTATCTAtgcctctcctcctctagtctagtctagatcTATCAACCCAGGGAATTCTACTGCCTCTAGTCTAGATCTATCAACCCAGGGAATTCTACTGCCTCTAGTCTAGATCTATCAACTCAGGGAATTCTACTGCCTCTAGTCTAGATCTATCAACCCAGGGAATTCTACTGCCTCTAGTCTAGATCTATCAACCCAGGGAATTCTACTGCCTCTAGTCTAGATCTATCAACCCAGGGAATTCTACTGCCTCTAGTCTAGATCTATCAACCCAGGGAATTCTACTGCCTCTAGTCTAGATCTATCAACCCAGGGACCTCTACTGCCTAGCCTAGATATATAGGTCCACGAGTTGATAgagccagcctggtctcatagactagacataacatagtaaatgtaaatctgggacactcaaatcagtatgatatgttacatttggtatggttacataagacagaaagtTACTTAAGGAAAAaatgaaagtagggtggttggtcgggcatataacgcaaacgtctagcaacccaaaggttgcgagttcgaatgtcatcacggacaactttaggaTTTTAGGTAATtaacaacttttcaactacttactagtttttagctactttgcagcTACTtatcatgttagctaacccttcccctaaccctaaccttaaccctcttagctaaccctaaccctaacgcgTTAACCTAacttctaaacttaaccctaaccttaaccttaacccctaacccctagcctagctaacgttagccagctagctaatgttagccacctagccacctagctagaactCGTAACATATCATAGGTTTTGCAAATTCgcaacatattgtatgttttgcaaattcggaACATATATAATATGAACTGTATACAAATTGTATACAAATGGATACTTACCAtacaaaatgtaacatatcatactaaaggaGCATCTCTGATTTACATATAGAATAGTAAGAATTGCTCTAAGACCAGGTTGCCTCTATACACACTGAACAAATAACTCTACATGCTTCTACTATCTCAACCCATGGACATTCAAAGCTTCTCAGCTTTAATAGAGTCAAGAGCTGTAGATAGGATCCCAAAAGGCCACCATAACACTGATAAGGCCTACCCTTGCTGTTGTTACAACAAATCAATGATGAAAGgagatatttatatttatatgtaACCATGACAATCTCATTCTGGAGAAATGCAGTCTATTTAGAAACAGAGGGGAAAGAGAGTAACATATGCAGACAGCAATAGGAGATCCTTACAGGGGTGGTCTTTGCTCTCTTTTTGGGGATAGGGAAGAAGGGAAGGGAAAGAGGGATCTGGCCAGAAGATCAAAAGAATGTTGGCTTACCTTAGGTCCAGTCATAAGGAAATTATTCACTGACCTGGAAGAGCAGACAGCTTATTAACTCTGGGAATTAAGAGTTGTCCTTCAGCCAGGGCAGGAATTCCACAGCTCCCTCACTTAAGTCTCTCATTAGTTATCTTTAATAACATTTAATAACATGGTACGAAAGCATCATTGGCTATCTTAAATAACATGTTACTGAAGCATTTATTAGCATACTCTCAGAAATTCAGTGTCCTTCAGTAAAGGGAGGGATTTCTTTGCTCCCTCATTAGATAACGATCTTTAATCAAATGTAATAACATGGTACTAAACCATCATCAATCTAAATCATTGTCTCCCATATGAATGAAACCCCCACTTGCTGGTCAATAACCATGCTGGTAAAGTGACATTTCTTGGGGATGTTATATCCAAAATACCTAAAATAAAGCCCTAAGCTAATTATGATAAAAGTATTAATTTATACTAACAAAATACAttgttactggtcacatacacaaaaactcaATAAAATACAGTGGGGTGAAAGTATATTCATGAGTAATAAACATGCAACAAAAAATAATTTTAGGAAAATATTTAATTATAATAATTTTATAATTGTCCATGCCTACATTTTAATAAAGGAAAATCAAGAAGCCTAACTGTTTCCCAGTCCTGCACCAAATTATGTAATTTGGTAAACAATTTTGGAAGGTAAAAAAACTGAACAGAAACTCACTTTTTAATCTGATCAGTAAATAGAAAAACATTTCAACATATAAATCATGGAATTATTTATATATTCCAATAGGCCTATTTACCAATATTTCATGAACGACCTTCCTATCACATACATCGCATCAAATCAACGAGGCAATCACAAAGAATCCAAAATGGTTAAAACTCACCAGCTGCAGCAAGACGTTGTCATGTGAGACATCAAAATTAAGATACAGTAAAAGACCTCCAAATGCATGAACATCCTGCCAGAAGAGAcgagagaggatagagatggCATGCACATTCAACAGCTCtctaaaggagaagagaggatatAGCGAGAGGCTACCAACCCTACATACATACACAACTCCACTGGCTGTATATGCCAAGGTTCTCATGCGGGACTCACTCGAGGGGGGGCTCTGAAATGGACCCACTCTCATCCCAACAAGAGATTATCTACTTAATTAAAGATGTTCCCCTTCTTACTCCCTCGACCAATCAGAAGGAGCACACCGAGGAGAGACAGAAATGATCAAAAGGGCACCCTGGGCCTCGCGCGGACAAATAGCAGCCCGAAATCTCTTTTTCATTGCGCGGCCTTCTGAAGGATTCAGGATAAAGTTTAATAATATTAAACCGGCTGAAATCGACTGTTCTCTAATAGATCTGGTGGTGTTTGCGCCCTGAAAAATTAATTTACACACCGTCTTGAAAGAGTTTGATACAGTGTTAACTGGTAACAGTCACGGATTACTGATATTATATCATTGGAACAAACATGAGATGTTATTTGGATACTGTGTGATTTCTTGGGAGTTGTGCTTTTTTGGAATTTTGCCCGATTTTACAAATGCCACGTCCGATTTAATCAATTGTTGTCCCTCTAAAAACAAACATAGGCTAGGCCTAATTAACATGCCATTGTTTCAAATTCAATGTTGaagcattgttgtcattttacaTTTTCAAGAATGCGCTCAGTTTCCCCCAATGTATTTTCGAACTTCTGATGTAAAAGAAAATATAGGCCTATTAAAAGgaattttaaatggtttaaccaaaaatacattttagggAAATAGTTTTAAAACAACATCAGATAGCCTATTCATATTGATAATTGTTTCGCCTAACATAATCAATCATGCACTAACATTTCCACCTCAGTAAGATCCAAATGAATTAGAGATCGAGTATTCATGTTGATTGTTTTGGGGGTGGTAAGGCATATTAGATCCCCTTAATGAACTGAAGACATATTATACCTACTCGAAAATGAGTTGATAATTAGCCTAATACAAATCGAggaaaaagtgtttatttataGCATAAATAGCTAGGTTTACGTACAATTGTCAACAGATTTTCATGAAAATATTTTAATTCCAGAAAACTGACGttgtggataaaaaaaaaaaatctgtacgtAATgacagtgcacacaaaatgtactttctcTGCTtattaagttttcatgtaccaaatAACATTTTAAAGTTCAGTGTTTTCCATCACATTTTAAACTCTACTGatattttgtcacaaaaactgttatattaaatagcaaatgtgcctctttggtcttggcatgtgcgctctagccaacagcttgcagatacagtgcaggtaggctgTGTGGCTAGTCTTACagtacatgatgagattattatggataagagcaataATATTTTTATctgtcaaatggcagtcaagcatcgatcatcatgtcaccagaataagaccctcaatatttattagaaggagcatcaagatcaccttgcactttcacctgcctgtgaagttcatcataaatgATTTCATCTGTTGCCTAATAAACGGCATGCTTTCCCAACAAGTAATAGTGGGAAGACCACACATGTCATCATTTGACTCCAAGTTTAATTTGATattatggttattatatcaatatttgcccataaaagcgtttccaccccaatttctcgcataattaatgttactgacacaaaaagatcccacgaTGTCAAATGAACGAACACATTATCTGTTGGCATTCATAAAATTGTGCCAAAACTTCCTGTTTACGTCATAGCTGTAGTAAGGAAAGTGCAAGTGATgtgcttgatgctcctttccaataaatattgagggtcatattctggtgacatgatgattgatgtggcTGCctttgataaataaaaatattatccctcttatccataataatctcataatgtaggtagTTTACCAGCACTGTAT
Proteins encoded:
- the LOC115193596 gene encoding protein Wnt-8b-like → MFMHLEVFYCILILMSHMTTSCCSWSVNNFLMTGPKVHLIYSSSVAAGAQSGIEECKYQFAWDRWNCPERALQLSTHRSLRSANRETAFVHAISSAGVMYTLTRNCSLGDFDNCGCDDTRNGQRGGTGWQWGGCSDNVGFGEAISKQFVDTLETGQDARAAMNLHNNEAGRKAVKGTMQKTCKCHGVSGSCTTQTCWLQLPDFREVGNYLKEKYNRALKVDLLRGAGNSAASRGAIAETFSSISRKELVHLEDSPDYCLENRTLGLPGTEGRECLKKGKRLNKWEKRSCKRLCGECGLAVEERKAELVSSCNCKFHWCCAVKCEQCRKTVTKYFCVKNGGQRGKNKSAGSRRKNLRLRKKH